The following coding sequences are from one Virgibacillus necropolis window:
- a CDS encoding YhcN/YlaJ family sporulation lipoprotein, translating to MKLGILPGICFLITCFIISGCQSDNEDISMSDEKTNDRIIQVEDSDPAKKQSLSNREIADHLASIAAGVENVNNATAVVAGPYAVVGIDVDKDLDRSRVGTIKFTVLEALQHDPYGKTAVVVADGDVMERLRQMRNKMEQGYPVHGVVDELSAIVGRYMPDFPINENQPKEPDQNKEVLPKEDEKKLDDIEEEQSNHHNKE from the coding sequence ATGAAACTAGGTATTCTTCCAGGAATATGTTTTTTAATCACTTGTTTTATTATCAGTGGATGTCAATCTGATAATGAAGATATATCCATGTCTGACGAGAAAACGAATGATCGTATTATCCAGGTGGAGGATTCAGACCCCGCCAAAAAACAATCATTAAGCAATAGAGAAATTGCTGATCACTTGGCATCCATTGCTGCTGGTGTTGAAAACGTAAATAATGCTACAGCAGTTGTTGCTGGTCCTTATGCAGTTGTTGGCATTGATGTTGATAAGGACTTAGATCGTTCTAGGGTCGGAACCATTAAGTTCACTGTATTAGAAGCGCTGCAACATGATCCATACGGAAAAACAGCTGTTGTTGTTGCTGATGGCGATGTTATGGAAAGACTACGTCAGATGAGAAATAAAATGGAACAAGGTTATCCAGTACACGGTGTAGTAGATGAATTATCAGCAATTGTTGGTAGATACATGCCAGATTTTCCGATTAATGAAAACCAACCTAAAGAACCAGATCAAAACAAAGAAGTTCTACCAAAAGAAGATGAGAAAAAACTAGATGATATTGAAGAAGAACAATCAAATCATCATAATAAAGAATAA
- a CDS encoding YlaI family protein, with protein sequence MQVKCVICDQIESIDDHSLQAKRLRNRRIYMYLCKPCHKRIDEKTKERHASGNFRLYRKPKQKEDLL encoded by the coding sequence ATGCAAGTTAAATGTGTAATTTGTGATCAAATAGAATCTATCGATGATCATTCTCTTCAAGCTAAACGATTGAGGAATCGTCGAATTTATATGTATTTATGCAAACCATGCCATAAGCGCATTGATGAAAAGACTAAGGAAAGACATGCCTCTGGTAATTTTCGTTTATACAGAAAGCCAAAACAAAAAGAAGATCTACTATGA
- a CDS encoding YlaH-like family protein — MSAIFEFVLSQYGTDHIFTILYVLNLVFGSIAFKLGFARQLPLLKTIFVYIMLAVGTYILTIFSIFGLPITESLIIISFVLGIYRLRLHQERKRKQNVQ; from the coding sequence ATGAGTGCAATTTTTGAATTTGTCTTATCACAATATGGAACGGATCATATATTTACAATACTATATGTACTGAATCTTGTTTTTGGTTCAATCGCATTTAAATTAGGCTTTGCAAGGCAGTTACCATTATTGAAAACCATTTTTGTATATATTATGCTAGCAGTTGGGACATATATATTAACAATTTTTAGTATTTTTGGATTGCCTATAACGGAGAGTTTAATCATTATATCATTCGTACTTGGGATATATCGGTTACGATTACATCAGGAAAGAAAAAGAAAACAGAATGTGCAATGA
- a CDS encoding DUF5325 family protein, translated as MNKINYPMLLLAIIVILAFFSVGVGIALRNIWLVLFFILLGFAIMGYGLTLKRKRK; from the coding sequence ATGAATAAAATAAATTACCCTATGCTGCTATTGGCTATTATAGTAATTCTAGCATTTTTCTCTGTTGGAGTTGGAATTGCACTTCGAAATATTTGGTTGGTATTATTCTTTATATTACTTGGCTTTGCAATCATGGGTTACGGGCTAACTTTAAAACGAAAAAGAAAGTGA
- a CDS encoding inositol monophosphatase family protein, with translation MTELNRNKIFSNAKQWILEAGKIIREKINDPLIVDTKSNANDLVTTMDKETEKFFVNKIKSEYPDHLLLSEEGFGDDVKSLDGTVWIVDPIDGTMNFVHQKRNFAISIGIYHDGVGEVGFIYNVMDDVLYSAIKGEGAYKNGAKIPNLEEHIEFNNAIIGLNHFWLCENRLVDEKVMQQLVRTVRGTRTYGSAALEFAYVAEGIIDGYLTMRLSPWDIAAGIIIVNEVGGVTTNVSGENVNMVETNSILVCHPSIQETIIKDYIVKGKK, from the coding sequence ATGACTGAACTAAATCGTAATAAAATTTTTAGTAACGCAAAACAATGGATCCTTGAAGCAGGTAAAATAATTCGTGAAAAGATTAATGATCCGTTAATTGTGGACACGAAATCCAATGCAAATGATCTTGTAACTACAATGGATAAAGAAACCGAGAAGTTTTTTGTGAATAAAATTAAATCAGAATATCCGGATCATTTACTGTTAAGTGAAGAGGGGTTTGGTGATGATGTTAAATCATTAGATGGCACAGTTTGGATTGTCGATCCAATTGATGGAACAATGAATTTTGTACATCAAAAGAGAAACTTTGCAATATCGATTGGAATTTATCACGATGGGGTAGGCGAAGTTGGCTTTATTTATAATGTAATGGATGATGTATTATATAGTGCCATTAAAGGAGAAGGTGCCTATAAGAACGGGGCAAAAATACCTAATTTAGAAGAACATATTGAATTTAATAACGCAATAATTGGCTTAAATCATTTTTGGCTCTGTGAAAATCGGCTTGTTGATGAAAAGGTGATGCAACAATTAGTTCGTACAGTAAGAGGGACACGTACATATGGCTCAGCCGCTTTGGAATTCGCTTACGTAGCTGAAGGTATTATTGATGGTTATTTAACCATGAGATTATCTCCATGGGATATAGCTGCAGGAATAATTATTGTTAATGAAGTTGGTGGTGTAACAACAAATGTAAGTGGAGAGAATGTAAACATGGTTGAAACTAACTCCATTCTTGTTTGCCATCCTTCTATTCAAGAGACGATTATTAAAGATTATATAGTAAAAGGAAAAAAGTGA
- a CDS encoding YktB family protein, giving the protein MAFRGFAKKDFQTFTINGLDNRMEAIRERIQPKFQTIGDALIDDLSTLTGYEMNLHIAQHARRTVNPPNDTWMAFCHNKRGYKQHPHFQIGLFDDHLFVWLAYIYELPNKKEMAESFLHHIDDIENTIPTNYVVSLDHMKKDATTLKDLDLKKSLERFRDVKKAEFLIGKHFPADEAILKDGKAFLNDVKNTFETLTPIYKLSMSEALIK; this is encoded by the coding sequence ATGGCATTTAGAGGATTTGCTAAGAAAGACTTTCAAACATTTACGATTAATGGATTAGATAACAGAATGGAAGCTATAAGGGAACGCATTCAACCAAAGTTCCAAACAATTGGCGATGCATTGATAGATGATTTGTCCACTCTTACGGGGTATGAAATGAATTTGCATATCGCACAGCATGCTAGACGAACCGTTAACCCGCCAAATGATACCTGGATGGCTTTTTGTCATAACAAGCGTGGATATAAACAACATCCACATTTTCAGATTGGCTTATTCGATGATCATTTATTCGTTTGGCTAGCATATATCTACGAGCTTCCAAATAAAAAAGAAATGGCTGAATCATTCTTGCATCACATAGATGATATCGAAAATACTATTCCAACTAACTATGTAGTATCGCTTGACCATATGAAAAAAGATGCTACTACTCTAAAAGATTTAGACCTAAAAAAATCACTTGAACGGTTTCGTGACGTTAAAAAAGCAGAATTTCTAATTGGTAAACACTTCCCTGCAGATGAAGCCATACTCAAGGACGGAAAGGCTTTTTTAAATGATGTTAAAAATACGTTTGAAACATTAACACCAATTTACAAATTATCGATGTCTGAAGCTCTAATTAAATAA
- a CDS encoding UPF0223 family protein: protein MDYHYPLNELWSKQEIIDVVHFFSVIEKYYEQTADDNEILGAYTRFKEIVPSKSEEKTYFKEFETASGYKVFPVIKQAKEVK, encoded by the coding sequence ATGGATTACCACTATCCATTAAATGAACTATGGTCAAAGCAAGAAATTATTGATGTTGTTCATTTTTTTAGTGTTATTGAAAAATATTATGAACAGACAGCTGATGATAACGAAATCCTAGGGGCGTATACCCGTTTTAAAGAAATCGTACCGTCTAAAAGTGAAGAGAAAACCTATTTCAAAGAATTTGAAACTGCTTCTGGCTATAAAGTTTTTCCAGTCATTAAACAGGCAAAAGAAGTAAAATGA
- a CDS encoding NAD(P)H-dependent flavin oxidoreductase, protein MKWKTRITDLLDIEYPIIQGGLAYLAYADLAAAVSNAGGLGQITAMSLPNETRLREEIQKVKSLTDKPFGVNFAIGQHGRPFEHMVQVAIEEQVPVISVTGGNPKGVLDMVEHHPIKKLVLVAARRQAEKAEELGADAVMVVGQEGGGHLGRSDVGTFILTPQVVEHVSIPVIASGGIGDGKSMMAALALGAEGVEMGTRFIATKECMDAHPSYKQALVDADENATVVIKRSLGMPARALKNAWTEQILDLEANLANFETLKPYISGEANKDYIYDGNNEKGFGWAGQITARIHDIPTVSELLSTMIKDAELVRQKLM, encoded by the coding sequence ATGAAATGGAAAACTAGGATAACAGACTTATTAGATATTGAATACCCAATTATCCAAGGAGGACTCGCGTATCTAGCTTATGCTGATCTTGCAGCTGCGGTTTCAAATGCAGGAGGGCTCGGACAAATCACTGCAATGAGTTTACCGAATGAAACAAGATTACGCGAGGAGATTCAGAAGGTAAAGTCATTAACAGATAAACCCTTTGGCGTTAATTTTGCCATTGGACAACATGGACGCCCATTTGAACATATGGTACAAGTGGCAATAGAGGAACAAGTACCCGTTATATCAGTTACGGGTGGAAACCCTAAAGGTGTTCTGGATATGGTTGAACATCATCCGATTAAAAAACTGGTACTGGTTGCAGCTAGACGACAAGCAGAAAAAGCAGAAGAATTGGGTGCTGATGCAGTTATGGTTGTTGGTCAAGAGGGTGGAGGTCATCTAGGGCGTAGTGATGTTGGAACGTTCATACTTACACCTCAGGTAGTAGAACATGTTTCTATTCCAGTTATAGCATCAGGTGGAATAGGGGATGGTAAGAGCATGATGGCCGCTCTTGCGCTAGGTGCTGAAGGCGTGGAAATGGGAACAAGGTTTATCGCTACAAAAGAATGTATGGATGCACATCCATCATACAAACAAGCTTTGGTGGATGCAGATGAAAATGCTACCGTGGTTATTAAACGTTCGCTTGGTATGCCTGCGCGTGCATTAAAAAACGCATGGACTGAACAAATACTAGATCTAGAAGCGAATCTCGCTAATTTTGAAACATTAAAGCCATATATAAGTGGGGAAGCAAACAAAGATTATATTTATGATGGAAATAATGAAAAAGGATTCGGTTGGGCAGGTCAAATTACTGCAAGAATTCATGATATTCCAACTGTTAGTGAATTATTATCAACCATGATCAAGGATGCGGAATTAGTAAGGCAAAAATTGATGTAA
- a CDS encoding aminotransferase class I/II-fold pyridoxal phosphate-dependent enzyme has protein sequence MNDQSQTPLFNGLLNHIEKRPMQFHIPGHKQGKAVEEEFRNFMGENAFKIDLINIEPLDDLHHPHGMIRDAHVLAAEAFGADYTYFSVQGTSGAIMTMVLSVCSPGDKIIVPRNVHKSVTSAIIFSGATPIFIHPELDHRLGISHGITPTAVRHALEVHPDAKAVLVINPTYFGIVADLQEIVEVSHSYDIPVLVDEAHGVHIHFHDKLPLSSMQAGADLAATSVHKLGGSLTQSSVLNLKGNRVSHERVQTVMSMLTTTSTSYILLASLDVARKRLATSGFELVEYAINLANRARHAINKIPHLYCVGNEIVGSEAIYDFDPTKLIISVKDLGITGYDAEVWLRENYAIEVELSDLYNLLCIITPGDTMETVHVLETALNQMAKDRLNHRAAKEITVSVPEIPLLALSPRDAFYAETEVISFSKSAGRISAESIMVYPPGIPIFIPGEIITEENIAYIHKNINNGLPVQGLQDESLENIHVIKEHRPFK, from the coding sequence ATGAATGACCAATCACAAACACCATTATTCAATGGATTATTAAATCATATAGAAAAAAGACCAATGCAATTTCACATTCCTGGACACAAACAAGGAAAAGCAGTTGAGGAAGAATTTCGAAACTTTATGGGAGAGAATGCGTTTAAAATAGATCTTATTAATATTGAACCACTAGATGATCTACATCACCCACATGGCATGATTAGGGATGCCCATGTACTTGCAGCAGAAGCATTTGGAGCAGATTATACATACTTTTCTGTTCAAGGAACTAGTGGTGCGATTATGACAATGGTATTAAGTGTATGTAGTCCTGGGGATAAAATAATTGTACCGAGAAATGTTCATAAATCGGTAACTTCAGCAATCATTTTTTCAGGAGCAACACCTATTTTTATTCATCCAGAACTGGATCATAGATTGGGGATTTCCCATGGTATTACCCCCACCGCGGTCCGACATGCATTAGAAGTGCACCCTGATGCGAAAGCGGTATTAGTCATTAACCCAACATATTTTGGAATTGTCGCTGATCTGCAGGAAATAGTAGAAGTTTCTCATAGCTATGATATACCAGTATTAGTGGATGAGGCTCACGGTGTTCACATTCACTTCCATGACAAACTACCTCTTTCATCCATGCAGGCAGGTGCTGACTTGGCCGCTACAAGTGTTCATAAATTGGGAGGTTCCCTTACGCAAAGCTCTGTCCTGAATTTGAAAGGAAACAGGGTGTCACATGAACGCGTCCAAACTGTGATGTCAATGTTGACGACTACATCTACCTCCTATATATTATTGGCTTCTTTGGATGTTGCTAGAAAACGACTAGCTACAAGTGGGTTCGAATTAGTTGAATACGCAATAAATCTAGCAAACCGGGCTCGACATGCAATAAACAAAATCCCCCACTTATATTGTGTTGGAAACGAAATTGTAGGTAGTGAAGCAATATATGACTTTGATCCAACGAAATTAATTATATCAGTAAAAGATCTAGGAATTACTGGCTACGATGCAGAAGTTTGGCTACGAGAAAACTACGCAATCGAAGTAGAATTATCCGACTTATACAACCTTCTTTGCATCATTACACCAGGTGACACTATGGAAACGGTACATGTCTTAGAAACCGCATTAAACCAAATGGCTAAGGATAGATTAAACCACCGTGCTGCAAAGGAAATAACAGTATCTGTACCGGAAATACCCTTACTTGCCCTATCACCACGTGATGCATTTTATGCCGAAACGGAAGTAATTTCTTTTTCAAAATCAGCTGGAAGAATTAGTGCAGAATCAATTATGGTGTACCCACCTGGAATACCTATTTTCATTCCAGGAGAAATAATAACAGAGGAAAACATAGCATACATTCATAAAAATATAAATAACGGTCTACCTGTACAGGGTTTACAAGATGAATCCTTAGAGAACATACACGTTATTAAAGAACATCGGCCGTTTAAATAA
- a CDS encoding GapA-binding peptide SR1P, with product MGTIICQDCQQIIEQFDDEKVTTLYGACPTCK from the coding sequence ATGGGAACTATCATTTGTCAAGACTGTCAACAAATTATTGAACAATTTGATGATGAAAAAGTAACAACCCTTTATGGCGCTTGTCCGACTTGTAAATAA
- a CDS encoding polysaccharide deacetylase family protein, translated as MKKLAIICLLLLVALMSACSSEESSVSGDSENQKEEKDKDQEKEKEESQENKNKQEEKTGKTEKDKEKEEEEEEVASTAPAITEPKYKINQKNWSVQPLNESINEKVVLLTIDDAPDKYAVEMANTLKELDAGAIFFVNGHFLDTPEEKKKLKKIHDMGFMIGNHTYSHPFLPDISQEEQKEEILQLNNTVEEIIGEKPLFFRAPNGANTDYTKRLAHEEGMILMNWSYGYDYFEPYMDAKKLTEAMVTGKAPEIDITYSLLKPGANLLMHDREWTAKALKNIVLGLRDQGYEIVDPHAIKTK; from the coding sequence TTGAAAAAATTAGCTATTATTTGTTTGTTATTGCTTGTTGCGCTTATGAGTGCATGCTCGAGTGAAGAGTCATCTGTAAGTGGAGATTCAGAAAATCAGAAGGAAGAAAAAGATAAAGATCAAGAAAAGGAAAAAGAAGAATCGCAGGAGAATAAAAATAAACAAGAAGAAAAAACAGGGAAGACAGAAAAAGATAAAGAAAAAGAAGAAGAAGAAGAAGAGGTCGCCTCTACTGCACCTGCAATTACAGAACCAAAATATAAAATTAACCAAAAAAATTGGTCAGTTCAACCATTGAATGAATCTATAAATGAAAAAGTTGTATTGCTTACAATTGACGATGCACCAGATAAATATGCAGTGGAAATGGCAAATACATTAAAAGAATTAGATGCAGGTGCAATCTTCTTTGTTAATGGTCACTTTTTAGATACGCCTGAGGAGAAGAAGAAGTTGAAAAAGATTCATGACATGGGTTTTATGATTGGTAACCATACATATAGCCATCCATTTTTACCTGATATATCACAGGAAGAACAAAAGGAAGAAATTCTTCAGCTTAATAATACAGTAGAAGAAATAATCGGTGAAAAGCCACTATTTTTCCGTGCCCCCAATGGAGCAAATACAGATTATACGAAACGACTTGCACATGAAGAAGGTATGATATTAATGAATTGGTCATACGGATATGATTACTTTGAACCCTACATGGATGCTAAAAAACTAACTGAAGCAATGGTTACAGGTAAAGCTCCAGAAATTGACATTACGTACAGTCTACTTAAGCCAGGTGCTAATCTTTTAATGCATGACCGGGAATGGACAGCTAAGGCTCTGAAAAACATCGTATTAGGCCTTCGTGATCAAGGTTATGAAATTGTTGATCCACATGCAATTAAAACAAAATAA
- a CDS encoding glycine betaine uptake BCCT transporter — protein sequence MNKVTRVFYISAVVAVLFIIWGIIPKDVLPNGNLNDVTAGIQSFIVDRFGWFYLLSATGFLLFAFYLIFSKYGNIRLGKPGDKPEYSYISWFAMLFSAGMGIGLVFWGAAEPLSHFHTPPFGEAGTAETAKTALQYSFFHWGLHPWAIYATIALALAYFKFRKQSSGLVSAILEPLFGNKMKGPWGTLIDFIVVFATVFGVATSLGFGAIQISGGLSFVFGWDQTITMQMIIILIVTVLYLISAMTGLNKGIKYLSNANIALAILLMLFLLFAGPTNFIMNLFTNTFGSYIQNLPGMSFRMTPFDTEDTWIKDWTIFYWAWWLAWAPFVGTFIARVSRGRTIREFVLGVLLVPTIFGALWFAVFGGSAIHLEFFQDKNIMQYVNDLGTEAALFAVLAEFPFGTTMSIIAILLISTFFITSADSATFVLGMQTTGGSLYPPNSVKLVWGLLQSGAAAVLLWQGGLQALQTASIIAALPFTIIMILIVFSMLKAFREEGKQADLRRKK from the coding sequence ATGAATAAAGTGACACGTGTTTTTTATATATCAGCAGTAGTTGCGGTTTTATTCATCATCTGGGGAATTATTCCTAAGGATGTATTACCAAATGGAAACCTTAATGATGTAACAGCTGGTATCCAAAGTTTTATCGTAGATAGATTCGGTTGGTTCTATTTGTTAAGCGCAACTGGATTTTTACTTTTTGCTTTTTATCTTATATTTTCTAAGTACGGTAATATAAGACTTGGAAAACCAGGCGACAAGCCAGAGTATTCCTACATATCATGGTTTGCTATGCTATTTAGTGCTGGTATGGGAATAGGGTTAGTGTTCTGGGGTGCCGCTGAACCACTTTCACACTTCCATACACCGCCATTTGGTGAAGCAGGGACCGCAGAAACAGCAAAAACAGCCTTACAATATAGTTTCTTCCACTGGGGCTTACATCCATGGGCGATATATGCAACAATTGCTCTAGCATTAGCGTACTTTAAATTCAGAAAGCAGTCATCTGGTTTAGTGAGCGCTATTCTCGAGCCACTCTTTGGTAATAAGATGAAGGGTCCATGGGGTACATTAATCGATTTTATCGTTGTATTTGCAACAGTATTTGGTGTAGCAACATCACTTGGTTTCGGTGCAATACAAATAAGTGGTGGACTATCATTTGTATTTGGATGGGATCAAACAATTACTATGCAAATGATCATCATTTTAATTGTAACTGTTTTATATTTAATCTCAGCCATGACAGGGTTAAATAAGGGAATTAAATATTTAAGTAACGCGAATATAGCTTTGGCAATATTGCTTATGCTATTTTTACTATTTGCAGGTCCTACAAACTTTATCATGAACTTATTTACGAATACGTTTGGTAGCTATATTCAAAACCTTCCAGGCATGAGCTTTAGAATGACTCCGTTTGATACGGAAGATACTTGGATTAAAGACTGGACCATTTTCTACTGGGCATGGTGGCTTGCATGGGCCCCATTCGTAGGTACATTTATCGCTCGCGTTTCTCGTGGCAGAACTATTAGAGAATTTGTGCTTGGTGTTTTATTAGTTCCAACTATTTTTGGTGCTCTTTGGTTCGCTGTTTTCGGTGGATCAGCTATCCATCTCGAATTTTTCCAAGATAAGAACATTATGCAGTATGTCAATGATCTTGGTACAGAAGCGGCATTGTTCGCGGTATTAGCAGAATTCCCATTCGGAACGACAATGTCAATTATTGCGATTCTGTTAATCAGTACATTCTTTATTACATCTGCAGATTCAGCGACATTTGTATTAGGAATGCAAACAACAGGTGGTAGTTTATATCCACCAAATAGTGTCAAACTAGTATGGGGTCTACTCCAATCAGGTGCTGCTGCTGTACTACTATGGCAAGGTGGTTTACAGGCATTACAAACAGCCTCCATTATTGCGGCCTTGCCATTTACGATCATCATGATATTGATTGTATTTTCCATGCTAAAAGCATTTCGAGAAGAAGGTAAACAAGCTGATTTAAGAAGAAAAAAATAA
- the lpdA gene encoding dihydrolipoyl dehydrogenase produces the protein MVVGDFPIELDTLVVGAGPGGYVAAIRAAQLGQKVTIVEKGTLGGVCLNVGCIPSKAMIQAGHLTEHAHGNEELGIKTENVSVDFSKVQEWKGKVVNKLTSGVEGLLKGNKVDIVGGEVYFVDKNTVKVMDEKNSQTYTFNNCVIATGSSPIEIPSFKFSDRVLDSTGALNLKEIPKKMVVIGGGYIGTELGSAYANFGTEIVILEGTKDILGGFEKQMTQVVKKRLKKKDVSIVTEAMAKGVEESKDGVKVTYESKGKEETVEADYVLVTVGRRPNTEELGLEQVGIELDDKGLIKIDKQCRTNIDNIYAIGDIVAGLPLAHKASYEGKIAAEAISGEKAEIDYIGIPAVVFSDPELASVGYTEKEAKDAGYKAKASKFPFAANGRALSLNDSDGFLKLITREEDGLVIGAQIAGPNASDMIAELGLAIEAGMTAEDIALTIHAHPSLGEITMEAAEVAMGTPIHMMK, from the coding sequence ATGGTAGTAGGAGATTTTCCAATCGAATTAGACACATTAGTAGTTGGCGCAGGACCTGGTGGCTATGTAGCTGCCATCCGCGCTGCACAACTAGGACAAAAGGTTACAATTGTTGAAAAAGGTACTTTAGGTGGGGTTTGTTTAAATGTTGGATGTATTCCATCTAAAGCGATGATTCAAGCAGGTCACCTTACTGAACATGCTCATGGTAACGAAGAGCTTGGCATTAAAACGGAAAATGTTTCTGTTGATTTCTCAAAGGTTCAGGAATGGAAGGGTAAGGTCGTAAATAAACTTACTTCTGGTGTTGAAGGATTACTTAAAGGTAATAAAGTAGATATTGTAGGTGGAGAAGTATATTTTGTAGATAAGAATACAGTTAAAGTAATGGATGAGAAAAATTCTCAAACTTACACGTTTAACAATTGTGTGATTGCTACTGGATCATCTCCAATTGAAATTCCAAGCTTCAAGTTTTCAGATCGGGTACTTGATTCAACTGGGGCATTGAATTTAAAAGAAATCCCTAAGAAGATGGTAGTCATTGGTGGAGGATATATCGGAACTGAACTGGGTTCTGCGTATGCTAACTTTGGAACTGAAATCGTTATTCTAGAAGGTACAAAAGATATTCTTGGCGGTTTTGAAAAACAAATGACTCAGGTTGTGAAGAAACGCTTGAAGAAGAAGGACGTCTCTATCGTTACGGAGGCTATGGCTAAAGGCGTTGAAGAATCAAAAGATGGTGTTAAGGTAACATATGAATCAAAAGGTAAAGAAGAGACAGTAGAAGCGGATTATGTATTGGTTACAGTAGGCCGTCGTCCAAACACAGAAGAGTTGGGCTTAGAACAAGTTGGAATTGAGTTGGATGACAAAGGACTTATAAAAATTGATAAGCAATGCCGTACAAACATTGATAATATTTATGCAATCGGCGACATTGTTGCTGGGCTTCCACTAGCACATAAAGCATCCTATGAAGGAAAAATTGCTGCTGAAGCAATTAGTGGCGAAAAAGCTGAAATCGATTATATAGGCATTCCTGCTGTTGTATTCTCTGATCCTGAGTTAGCTTCAGTAGGTTACACGGAAAAAGAAGCGAAAGATGCTGGATATAAGGCGAAAGCTTCTAAATTCCCATTTGCCGCAAATGGTCGTGCGCTATCTCTTAATGATAGTGATGGATTCCTAAAATTAATTACTAGAGAAGAAGATGGATTAGTTATTGGGGCACAAATTGCAGGACCGAATGCTAGTGACATGATCGCTGAATTAGGTTTAGCTATCGAAGCTGGTATGACTGCTGAAGATATTGCATTAACTATCCATGCACATCCTAGTCTTGGAGAAATTACGATGGAAGCTGCAGAAGTGGCTATGGGTACTCCAATTCATATGATGAAATAA